A single window of Paenibacillus sp. FSL H8-0537 DNA harbors:
- the dnaG gene encoding DNA primase, giving the protein MTYGNKIPEEVIDAVRRHYDIVETVGKYVHLTKHGKYMKGLCPFHSEKTPSFTVTPELQIFHCYGCGKTGHVIRFVEEIEGYSFPEAVRVLAEEAGMPVTWTGAEGSQREEVDLDRLAIIEAHQLTAKLYNYLLNNTQHGKIAKDYLLDRGLREKQIDHFMIGYAPDQWDTLNRFLTARNFDPALMEKGGLLSAKNDGSGHVDRFRSRIMFPIWDRDGKVIAFGGRVIGDGGPKYLNSPETMLFTKSRVFYNLHHARPAIRKSKQVVLFEGYMDVIKSWSAGVNNGVATMGTALTEEHCAILGRQAEEIILCYDGDDAGQAAALKSIPMLEKAKLRVRVSILPKGKDPDEYIEEYGPDTFLREAIDGAATTTKFKLIYSRKNHILLTEEGRKNYLLEAAAIVADLDSAIEREVYLQELSREFNFPLDVLKQDCQAKVLELQKKKPQGDNNDNSWNNGRNENRRSSGPPSLLPAYIKAERRLLHVMMRDREAALAVHDRLGEAFNVEDHAALAAYLYAFYAQDHDPDVGRFIGSLQDERLERAAAAISMMEDVPFDEDILAADIEDISKVPAFRELELKKEEAVQAERAGDYMLAAQMHTEINALERQLKGR; this is encoded by the coding sequence ATGACATACGGTAATAAAATACCGGAGGAGGTCATAGATGCGGTACGCCGTCATTATGACATCGTAGAGACAGTCGGGAAGTATGTTCATCTCACGAAGCACGGCAAATACATGAAAGGGTTATGCCCTTTCCACTCTGAGAAGACCCCATCGTTTACGGTCACGCCGGAGCTGCAGATTTTCCATTGTTACGGTTGCGGTAAGACCGGACATGTCATACGATTCGTGGAAGAGATCGAAGGCTACTCTTTTCCAGAGGCGGTCAGAGTGCTTGCCGAGGAAGCAGGGATGCCTGTAACCTGGACTGGCGCCGAGGGTAGTCAGCGCGAAGAAGTTGACTTAGACCGTTTAGCCATTATTGAAGCTCATCAGTTGACAGCGAAATTGTATAACTATCTATTGAATAACACACAGCATGGCAAAATTGCTAAAGACTATTTGCTTGATAGGGGTCTCAGGGAAAAGCAGATCGACCACTTTATGATAGGGTATGCGCCGGACCAATGGGACACGCTTAACCGATTTTTAACAGCAAGAAATTTTGACCCAGCTTTAATGGAAAAGGGCGGTTTGTTATCGGCTAAAAATGACGGCAGCGGTCATGTCGACCGTTTCAGAAGCCGAATCATGTTCCCGATATGGGATCGTGACGGCAAAGTGATTGCTTTCGGCGGAAGGGTAATTGGTGACGGTGGGCCCAAGTATTTGAACTCTCCGGAAACGATGCTGTTTACGAAGAGCCGAGTTTTTTACAATCTGCATCATGCAAGGCCAGCTATTCGCAAGAGCAAGCAGGTTGTTCTGTTTGAAGGGTATATGGATGTTATTAAATCTTGGAGTGCAGGCGTAAATAATGGTGTTGCCACGATGGGTACAGCATTGACTGAGGAGCATTGTGCCATACTCGGAAGGCAGGCGGAGGAGATTATCCTGTGCTATGACGGCGATGATGCCGGACAAGCAGCTGCTTTGAAATCCATTCCGATGCTCGAGAAGGCCAAACTTAGAGTCAGAGTGTCCATCCTGCCAAAGGGAAAGGATCCCGATGAGTATATTGAGGAATACGGTCCCGATACCTTCCTTAGGGAAGCAATCGACGGAGCGGCAACCACCACAAAATTTAAGCTTATATATTCAAGGAAAAACCATATACTGCTAACAGAAGAGGGCCGGAAAAACTATTTGCTCGAAGCAGCTGCCATTGTTGCAGATCTTGATTCCGCTATTGAACGCGAAGTTTACTTACAGGAGTTGTCCCGCGAGTTTAATTTCCCCCTTGACGTTTTGAAGCAGGACTGCCAAGCTAAAGTGCTGGAGCTGCAAAAAAAGAAGCCGCAAGGGGATAATAACGATAATTCGTGGAATAATGGTAGGAATGAAAATCGCCGTAGTTCGGGCCCTCCATCCTTGCTGCCCGCATACATCAAGGCGGAAAGGCGTCTGCTCCATGTCATGATGCGTGACCGGGAAGCGGCGCTCGCGGTGCACGACAGGCTTGGCGAAGCGTTCAATGTGGAGGATCATGCAGCGCTTGCTGCTTATTTGTACGCATTTTATGCGCAGGATCATGATCCAGATGTCGGACGCTTTATTGGTTCGCTTCAGGATGAACGCCTGGAGAGAGCAGCGGCAGCCATTTCAATGATGGAGGATGTTCCTTTTGACGAGGACATATTAGCCGCTGATATCGAGGATATTAGCAAGGTGCCCGCATTCAGGGAACTTGAGCTTAAGAAGGAAGAAGCGGTACAGGCAGAACGTGCCGGGGATTATATGTTAGCCGCGCAAATGCACACTGAGATTAATGCCCTAGAGAGACAGCTTAAAGGACGATAG
- a CDS encoding YaiI/YqxD family protein, whose translation MSIKKPTIIVDGDACPVKVEIKQIARSFSLPVLMVSSYDHHLAAEEGVAVVQVEAGKDSVDMYIVNHLLKGDVVVTQDFGLACIALGKGALVLSPRGEQYTDDNIDYLMERRHEQAKRRRSGGKSKGPKAMTTEDRDRFQQKMTKVLQSEQEKHDI comes from the coding sequence ATTTCTATAAAAAAACCTACCATAATCGTTGATGGAGATGCTTGTCCCGTCAAAGTGGAAATTAAGCAAATTGCCCGCAGCTTCTCGTTGCCAGTGCTAATGGTTTCTTCCTATGATCATCACCTTGCAGCAGAAGAGGGCGTTGCGGTTGTACAGGTGGAGGCGGGGAAAGATTCCGTAGACATGTATATCGTCAATCATTTGCTGAAGGGCGATGTCGTTGTTACTCAGGATTTCGGCCTCGCTTGCATTGCGCTTGGCAAGGGGGCACTTGTCCTTTCGCCGCGCGGCGAGCAATATACGGATGACAACATCGATTATTTGATGGAACGCCGCCATGAACAAGCCAAACGCAGGCGCAGCGGCGGCAAATCCAAGGGTCCGAAAGCCATGACAACGGAAGATCGAGATCGATTTCAACAAAAGATGACAAAAGTTTTGCAAAGCGAGCAGGAGAAACATGACATTTAG
- a CDS encoding pyruvate, water dikinase regulatory protein, producing MTKSMTDVIIYVVSDAAGDTGELVVRAAVAQFHPIQTDIRRAPFITDVASLERVVRQAQEAGAIVLFTLVIPHLREAMGKLAEQYDTVSIDLLGPLIQSLEVKTGQQSRQEPGLNHVLDENYFRKVDAVEFAVRYDDAKDPSGVLKADIVLIGVSRTSKTPLSMYLAHQKYKVANIPLVPELKPPAELFHVPKAKIIGLTIGVPYLNIIRKERLKALGLPNSASYAATDRIEKELLYAESIMKQLGCVIIDVSHRAVEETASLIMEHIRFT from the coding sequence ATGACAAAATCGATGACAGATGTCATTATTTATGTCGTTTCGGATGCAGCTGGCGATACGGGCGAACTTGTTGTAAGAGCTGCCGTCGCACAGTTTCATCCGATTCAGACGGATATCCGGAGAGCGCCTTTCATTACGGATGTAGCGTCGCTTGAGCGGGTAGTCCGCCAGGCTCAGGAAGCGGGAGCGATCGTGTTGTTTACGCTCGTCATCCCGCATTTGCGCGAGGCGATGGGCAAGCTGGCAGAGCAGTATGATACCGTGTCGATTGATCTGCTCGGCCCGCTCATCCAAAGTCTTGAAGTGAAGACGGGACAGCAATCGCGGCAGGAGCCGGGGCTAAACCATGTGCTGGATGAAAACTATTTCCGCAAGGTGGACGCTGTTGAATTTGCTGTCCGTTACGATGACGCGAAAGATCCTTCGGGTGTGCTGAAAGCCGATATTGTGCTCATAGGCGTATCCCGAACGTCTAAGACGCCGCTATCGATGTATTTGGCTCACCAGAAATACAAGGTGGCGAATATCCCGCTCGTACCGGAGCTTAAGCCGCCCGCAGAGCTGTTTCATGTACCGAAGGCGAAAATTATAGGGCTGACGATTGGCGTGCCCTATTTGAACATTATTCGCAAGGAACGGCTCAAGGCGCTTGGGCTGCCGAACAGCGCATCTTACGCGGCGACGGACCGCATCGAGAAGGAGCTGCTTTATGCGGAGTCCATCATGAAGCAGTTGGGCTGTGTCATTATTGACGTATCCCATCGTGCGGTCGAAGAAACGGCAAGCCTGATTATGGAGCATATCCGCTTCACTTAG
- the glyS gene encoding glycine--tRNA ligase subunit beta, with the protein MAKDLLLEIGLEEVPARFVRGAMNQLKEKLVKWLAESRIAHQDVQAYATPRRLAVLVQGVEEKQADVNEQVKGPSRKIAQDDQGNWSKAALGFARSQGAEPEQLYFQELAGVEYVYANKSSIGIDTAAVLSEGLTNLITSMSFPKNMRWGSYDLRFIRPIKWLMALYGQDVVPFEITGVRSGNSSRGHRFLGAETTVTEPSAYKERLREQHVVVDVEEREQIIVAQIEQLAKEQNWEIAINQDLLEEVLFLVEIPNVLYGTFDPEFLKIPQDVLITSMREHQRYFPVLDGKGQLLPFFVTVRNGDRNKIDVVAKGNEKVLRARLSDAKFFYEEDQKLAIGDALAKLENIVYHEELGTVANKVGRISALADLLAAKLQVDAATAAHISRTADICKFDLVTQMVGEFPELQGIMGEDYARKAGENETVAAAINEHYQPRFAGDRAPASITGAVVSLADKLDTIVGCFSIGIIPTGSQDPYALRRQAAGVVQIILAQRLNLQLSDLFDAALDVHEARGMKRSADEVRKDLTEFFALRVKNVLSEQAIRYDVVDAVMGAGFNNLLLTVERAALLNAQASGEDRAAFKLIVDAFNRVSNLAAKATTKAVDEAMFVEPAESALYKEWQAVHAWFQQAVAGGEIADAAAKLAALKAPINTYFDAVMVMAEDEKVRANRLATLALIAEDIAVVADYSKLVWS; encoded by the coding sequence ATGGCTAAGGATTTATTGCTGGAAATTGGTTTGGAGGAAGTTCCTGCGAGGTTCGTAAGAGGTGCTATGAATCAGCTTAAGGAGAAGCTGGTAAAATGGCTTGCAGAATCGCGTATTGCTCATCAGGATGTACAAGCGTATGCTACGCCGCGCCGGCTTGCCGTTTTGGTGCAGGGTGTTGAAGAGAAGCAGGCGGATGTCAATGAGCAGGTAAAAGGCCCATCCCGCAAAATTGCCCAGGATGATCAGGGCAACTGGAGCAAAGCGGCGCTCGGCTTTGCACGCAGTCAAGGCGCGGAGCCGGAGCAGCTTTATTTTCAAGAGCTTGCAGGAGTTGAATATGTATATGCGAACAAAAGCAGCATCGGTATTGATACGGCGGCTGTATTGTCCGAAGGTTTGACGAATTTGATTACTTCCATGTCGTTCCCAAAAAATATGCGTTGGGGAAGCTACGATTTGAGGTTCATTCGACCGATAAAATGGTTAATGGCTCTTTATGGCCAAGATGTAGTTCCGTTTGAAATTACAGGTGTGCGCAGTGGAAACAGCAGCAGAGGACATCGTTTCCTCGGGGCAGAAACAACAGTAACTGAGCCTTCGGCGTACAAAGAACGTTTGCGTGAGCAGCATGTTGTCGTCGATGTAGAAGAGCGGGAACAAATCATCGTCGCTCAAATTGAGCAGCTGGCGAAGGAGCAAAACTGGGAAATCGCCATCAATCAGGATTTGCTGGAGGAAGTGCTGTTCCTTGTCGAGATTCCGAATGTGCTGTATGGTACATTTGATCCCGAATTCCTCAAAATTCCGCAGGATGTGCTGATTACGTCGATGCGTGAGCATCAGCGGTATTTCCCGGTGCTGGATGGCAAAGGTCAGCTGCTTCCATTCTTTGTAACGGTTCGCAACGGCGACCGGAACAAAATTGACGTTGTAGCAAAAGGCAATGAAAAGGTGCTTCGCGCCCGTCTTTCTGATGCTAAGTTCTTCTATGAGGAAGATCAGAAGCTGGCGATCGGGGACGCGCTTGCGAAGCTTGAAAACATTGTTTATCACGAGGAGCTGGGAACGGTTGCTAATAAAGTCGGCCGTATCAGCGCTTTGGCTGATTTGCTTGCAGCAAAACTTCAGGTGGATGCGGCTACTGCAGCGCATATTAGCCGTACAGCTGATATTTGCAAGTTCGACCTGGTAACCCAAATGGTCGGCGAGTTTCCAGAGCTGCAAGGCATTATGGGCGAGGATTATGCCCGTAAAGCAGGCGAGAACGAGACGGTTGCTGCTGCCATTAATGAGCATTACCAGCCGCGTTTTGCTGGAGATCGCGCTCCTGCCTCGATCACTGGCGCAGTTGTGAGCCTTGCAGATAAGCTGGATACGATTGTCGGCTGCTTCTCGATCGGCATTATTCCAACTGGGTCGCAGGATCCTTACGCTCTTCGTCGTCAAGCGGCTGGTGTCGTGCAAATTATTTTGGCACAGCGTTTGAATTTGCAGCTTAGCGACTTGTTTGATGCGGCGCTTGACGTTCATGAGGCAAGAGGCATGAAGCGCAGTGCGGATGAAGTACGCAAGGATTTAACGGAATTTTTCGCGCTTCGTGTGAAAAATGTGTTGTCTGAGCAAGCGATTCGTTATGACGTTGTAGATGCTGTAATGGGTGCAGGCTTCAACAATCTGCTGCTGACAGTGGAGCGTGCAGCTCTATTGAATGCACAAGCTTCGGGCGAAGACCGCGCAGCGTTCAAGCTGATTGTGGATGCTTTCAATCGCGTCAGCAATTTGGCTGCCAAAGCAACGACTAAAGCTGTAGACGAAGCTATGTTTGTGGAGCCAGCTGAATCGGCTCTGTACAAGGAATGGCAGGCGGTTCATGCATGGTTCCAGCAAGCTGTTGCCGGAGGAGAAATTGCTGATGCTGCAGCGAAGCTTGCTGCGCTGAAAGCACCAATTAATACGTATTTTGATGCTGTAATGGTTATGGCAGAAGATGAGAAGGTACGCGCTAACCGTTTGGCGACCTTGGCTTTAATTGCAGAAGATATAGCGGTTGTGGCGGATTATTCGAAGCTTGTCTGGTCATAG
- the glyQ gene encoding glycine--tRNA ligase subunit alpha, with product MNFQSMILTLQQFWAEQNCILVQPYDVEKGAGTMNPMTFLRSIGPEPWNVAYVEPSRRPNDGRYGENPNRLYQHHQFQVILKPSPDNIQELYLESLTRLGIDPRDHDIRFVEDNWEAPTLGAWGLGWEVWLDGMEITQFTYFQQVGGLDASPVAVEITYGMERLASYIQDKENVFDLEWVDGVTYGDVFKQPEYEHSKYTFETSDTAMLFSLFNMYEEEAKKTMEHNLVFPAYDYVLKCSHAFNQLDARGAISVTERTGYIMRVRNLARQVAATYLEERERLGFPMLKERSEA from the coding sequence ATGAACTTTCAGAGCATGATATTAACGCTGCAGCAGTTCTGGGCCGAGCAAAATTGTATTTTGGTGCAGCCTTACGATGTGGAAAAAGGCGCAGGCACGATGAACCCGATGACGTTTTTGCGCTCTATTGGGCCAGAGCCTTGGAATGTAGCTTATGTGGAGCCTTCTCGCCGTCCGAACGATGGCCGTTATGGTGAAAATCCGAACAGGCTGTACCAGCATCACCAGTTTCAAGTTATTTTAAAGCCGTCGCCGGACAATATTCAGGAGCTTTATTTGGAAAGCCTTACTCGGCTCGGTATTGATCCGAGGGACCACGATATCCGCTTCGTTGAGGACAACTGGGAAGCCCCGACGCTTGGCGCATGGGGACTTGGCTGGGAAGTATGGCTCGATGGCATGGAAATTACGCAGTTTACTTATTTCCAGCAGGTGGGCGGTCTTGATGCAAGCCCAGTAGCCGTGGAAATTACATATGGAATGGAGCGTCTTGCTTCCTATATTCAGGACAAAGAAAATGTGTTTGATCTTGAATGGGTTGACGGCGTAACGTACGGCGATGTGTTCAAGCAGCCGGAATATGAGCATTCCAAATATACGTTTGAGACGTCTGATACGGCCATGCTGTTCTCTTTGTTCAATATGTACGAAGAAGAAGCAAAGAAGACGATGGAGCATAATCTCGTGTTCCCGGCCTATGACTATGTGCTGAAATGCTCGCATGCGTTCAATCAGCTTGATGCGCGCGGCGCGATCAGCGTGACGGAACGGACGGGCTACATTATGCGCGTGAGAAATTTGGCACGCCAAGTGGCTGCGACTTATTTGGAAGAGCGCGAGCGCCTTGGATTCCCGATGCTGAAAGAAAGGAGCGAGGCGTAA
- a CDS encoding pectinesterase family protein: MKAEEAKVVPIVVAADGSGDFTSIQAAVDTVPATNQKRVVIYVRNGFYKEKLHIEKPMISLIGENVNETIISFDDHATKAFPDGELYHTFYSYTVFVGADNFIGENMTLINSAGPGEKVGQALALYADGDRACFRNCRLIGHQDTLFTGPLPEVPIDRSFFGGPREGAPRRQSRQYYDNCYIEGDVDFIFGSATVLFNRCEIFAKNRGATEPEAINGWIAAASTPEHVPHGYVFNECRLTGDAPAGSVYLGRPWRNHAKTIFISCWMGEHIAPAGWDDWNKLDAQLTVYYAEYASTGPGGSRDKRISWSQQLTADQAAEYTLVQILAGADGWSPHPAERLLD, from the coding sequence ATGAAAGCAGAAGAAGCTAAGGTTGTCCCTATAGTAGTAGCCGCTGACGGAAGCGGCGATTTTACTTCTATTCAAGCTGCTGTTGATACCGTTCCAGCAACGAACCAAAAGCGGGTTGTCATTTATGTTCGCAATGGGTTTTATAAGGAAAAGCTTCATATCGAAAAGCCAATGATCAGCTTAATCGGCGAAAATGTGAACGAGACGATTATCAGCTTTGACGACCATGCCACAAAAGCATTTCCGGACGGCGAGCTCTATCATACGTTTTACTCGTATACTGTGTTCGTAGGAGCGGATAATTTTATAGGAGAAAATATGACGTTGATCAATTCGGCAGGTCCCGGAGAAAAAGTGGGTCAAGCGCTCGCGCTTTACGCCGATGGCGATCGCGCCTGCTTCCGCAACTGCCGGTTAATTGGCCATCAGGATACGCTGTTTACGGGGCCGCTGCCGGAAGTTCCAATTGACCGCAGTTTTTTTGGTGGTCCGCGGGAGGGAGCTCCTAGAAGGCAGTCCCGGCAATATTACGACAACTGTTATATAGAGGGCGATGTTGATTTTATATTTGGATCGGCGACGGTGCTGTTCAACCGCTGCGAGATTTTCGCTAAAAATCGCGGCGCGACTGAGCCCGAGGCGATTAACGGATGGATTGCCGCTGCGTCTACCCCGGAGCATGTTCCTCACGGATATGTATTCAACGAATGCCGTTTGACAGGCGATGCTCCTGCCGGAAGCGTATATTTAGGCAGGCCATGGCGCAATCATGCCAAAACGATTTTTATTAGCTGCTGGATGGGCGAGCATATTGCTCCTGCCGGATGGGATGATTGGAACAAGCTTGATGCCCAACTGACGGTTTATTATGCGGAATATGCAAGTACAGGACCAGGCGGCTCCAGAGACAAGCGAATTAGCTGGTCGCAGCAGCTTACAGCCGACCAGGCGGCGGAGTATACTCTGGTTCAGATTTTGGCTGGTGCCGATGGCTGGTCTCCGCATCCAGCTGAGCGGCTGCTGGATTAG
- a CDS encoding LacI family DNA-binding transcriptional regulator, protein MVTIKDIAKLAGVSYSTVSKALNNDPLIKPATRQKVLEIAEKYQYRKNIMAQQLSSGKSNIIGFVLDELSNPLFSNISKNLHSELKSRGYQMILVIAGDGVDIFSQLRVDGCIFWEYMLDDREAFWKLVSSMPMPCFVLGADENPNSPYIKIDRKEGIFKAVEHLKAHGHERIGFIGNSQNIKIEGYKEALQRTGLEFCPESVLPAYSSWEDGYFAVRNYTFTSSSPTAFIGLNNLVTRGALRAFIEAGFQVPQDISLIGYDDLPDMQYAEVALTTIGPPLGELAVQAAELIVALIRGEDAKYPVVIQPQLYLRNSVAACKERM, encoded by the coding sequence ATGGTTACTATAAAGGACATCGCCAAGCTTGCAGGAGTAAGCTACAGCACAGTTTCCAAGGCATTGAACAATGATCCGCTAATTAAACCGGCAACTAGACAGAAGGTGCTGGAGATCGCGGAAAAATATCAATACCGAAAAAATATTATGGCGCAGCAGCTTTCTTCGGGCAAAAGCAATATTATTGGCTTTGTTCTGGATGAACTCAGCAACCCGCTCTTTTCCAATATCTCGAAAAATTTGCATAGCGAGCTGAAAAGCCGCGGCTATCAAATGATTTTGGTCATAGCGGGCGATGGAGTAGACATCTTTAGTCAGCTGCGAGTGGATGGATGTATTTTTTGGGAGTATATGCTGGATGATCGGGAGGCGTTCTGGAAGCTCGTCTCCTCGATGCCAATGCCATGCTTCGTACTCGGCGCTGATGAAAACCCGAATTCGCCTTATATTAAAATCGACCGCAAAGAAGGTATCTTCAAAGCGGTCGAGCATTTGAAAGCGCATGGCCATGAGCGTATTGGGTTTATCGGTAACTCCCAGAACATTAAAATTGAAGGATATAAGGAAGCGCTGCAGCGGACGGGCTTGGAATTTTGTCCAGAAAGCGTGCTTCCGGCTTATTCCTCTTGGGAAGACGGTTATTTTGCCGTACGCAATTATACGTTCACGAGCAGCTCGCCAACCGCATTCATCGGCCTCAACAACTTGGTCACACGCGGGGCGCTGCGTGCTTTCATTGAAGCGGGCTTCCAAGTGCCGCAGGACATCTCCTTAATCGGTTACGATGATTTGCCGGATATGCAGTATGCCGAGGTCGCATTGACGACGATCGGCCCACCGCTTGGCGAGCTGGCTGTTCAGGCGGCTGAGCTGATCGTTGCGCTTATACGGGGTGAAGACGCTAAATATCCGGTCGTCATCCAGCCGCAGCTGTATTTGCGGAATTCGGTAGCAGCGTGCAAGGAGAGAATGTAG
- a CDS encoding extracellular solute-binding protein, whose amino-acid sequence MAQQLTGTKKVLSVMILATALAGCSNSGAPAATDGNAAPAASAAVETGPAYNGSGPITDQANQELSFLGTNAWTTNVDLATAEIVKEIEKNANVKVNWQLLPPQNYSDSVGPRLAAGTDLPDIVYLPDKDQTMKYLSSGMFLPLNELYEKYGVNMKKLYEKSPDIKASLTTPDGKIYYVPQQTLTKNYMPEFMVNERWLKKLGLEEPTTLDEFTEMLKKFKTDDPNGNGKQDEIPMSMDPKFIPMAFGPVFGMDLSSNFYADDSGKVHYGYYEPVYKEYLTYLNGLYNEGLLGVDFASTTADQVTSRFSQNVTGTTFNFSWYTSMVYSPLFADYNPEEPLIQGILPLKGPHGDQFYVGRTPVSGIFGISKNAKNPELAFKFLDYAIGEEAQTYYTWGIKGVTYEEKDGKKQFTEKGKDNDFIQKYGIGPVNLPSAQSTDSADSIVAPWHKERDKELEQYIRPPFPNVYALPEEASVENMSMPDIQTYVDEMNLKFITGKESLDQFDAYIANLKNMNIEQIIAGRQAQYDRYLAASKS is encoded by the coding sequence ATGGCACAACAGTTAACAGGGACGAAAAAAGTATTGTCGGTCATGATTTTGGCAACAGCTTTGGCGGGATGCAGCAATAGTGGGGCGCCGGCGGCAACAGATGGCAATGCCGCACCAGCGGCAAGCGCAGCAGTAGAGACAGGACCAGCCTACAATGGATCAGGGCCAATAACCGACCAAGCTAATCAGGAGCTGTCCTTTCTAGGAACGAATGCATGGACGACGAATGTGGACCTGGCAACGGCGGAAATCGTCAAGGAAATTGAGAAAAATGCCAACGTTAAAGTAAATTGGCAGCTGCTGCCTCCGCAAAACTACTCGGATTCTGTAGGGCCGAGGCTTGCAGCGGGTACGGATTTGCCTGACATTGTATATTTGCCTGACAAGGATCAGACGATGAAATACTTGAGCAGCGGCATGTTTTTGCCTCTTAATGAGCTGTATGAGAAATATGGCGTCAATATGAAGAAGCTTTATGAAAAATCGCCTGATATTAAGGCCAGCCTGACAACCCCAGATGGTAAAATATATTATGTCCCACAACAAACGCTGACGAAAAATTACATGCCGGAGTTTATGGTAAATGAAAGATGGCTGAAAAAGCTAGGCCTAGAGGAGCCGACCACGCTCGACGAATTTACAGAAATGCTTAAAAAATTCAAAACGGATGATCCGAATGGCAATGGCAAGCAGGATGAAATTCCAATGTCTATGGATCCGAAGTTTATACCGATGGCTTTTGGACCGGTGTTTGGCATGGATTTGTCGAGTAATTTTTACGCCGATGACAGCGGTAAAGTGCATTATGGCTACTACGAGCCGGTATACAAGGAGTATTTGACTTATCTGAACGGCTTGTACAACGAAGGTTTGCTGGGCGTTGATTTTGCCAGTACGACAGCGGATCAAGTGACATCGAGATTTTCACAAAATGTAACCGGAACGACGTTCAACTTCAGCTGGTATACATCCATGGTTTACAGCCCGCTGTTCGCGGACTACAATCCGGAGGAGCCGCTCATCCAAGGCATTTTACCGCTGAAGGGGCCGCATGGTGACCAGTTTTATGTAGGCCGTACGCCAGTAAGCGGAATTTTCGGCATTTCCAAAAATGCAAAAAACCCTGAGCTGGCCTTCAAATTTCTGGACTATGCTATTGGCGAAGAAGCTCAAACGTACTACACTTGGGGTATTAAAGGCGTTACGTATGAAGAGAAGGACGGCAAGAAGCAGTTCACCGAAAAGGGCAAGGACAATGACTTCATTCAAAAATACGGCATTGGCCCAGTTAACCTGCCTAGCGCGCAATCGACGGATTCTGCAGATTCCATTGTAGCGCCTTGGCACAAGGAGCGTGACAAGGAGCTTGAGCAATACATCCGTCCTCCATTCCCGAACGTATATGCGCTGCCAGAAGAAGCAAGCGTTGAGAATATGTCGATGCCGGACATCCAAACGTATGTAGATGAAATGAATTTGAAATTCATTACAGGAAAAGAAAGTCTTGATCAATTCGATGCTTATATTGCAAACTTGAAAAATATGAATATTGAACAAATCATTGCGGGCAGGCAGGCTCAGTATGACCGGTACTTGGCTGCCTCGAAATCCTAG
- a CDS encoding carbohydrate ABC transporter permease, with translation MKKSSTDLIFYGLVYFITCVAILVTLYPFLYVVSVSFSSVSAIDKQQVFLYPVDFTISGYKMVLQYKEMWVSFYNTVWYTVVGTTLNIVATCLAAFPLSRAQFFLRRKLNFFIAFTMYFSGGLIPLYMLLTTLGLYNTRWVMVVPVLVITFNVMICRSAFEGIPKEIFESASIDGANDITMLFRLAVPIVKPTLAVLTLYYAVFHWNNFFSALLYLGNQELQPLQIFLRRVLIMASPEIMQRMGGATSTASLAVSSLQVRYVSIVVSILPIIMIYPFIQRYFVKGITLGAVKG, from the coding sequence ATGAAAAAATCTAGTACAGATCTGATTTTTTATGGCCTCGTGTATTTCATAACTTGTGTGGCCATTCTTGTAACCTTATATCCTTTCCTTTATGTCGTCAGCGTATCATTCAGCTCCGTTAGCGCGATTGACAAGCAGCAGGTGTTTTTATATCCAGTCGATTTCACGATTTCGGGGTATAAAATGGTGCTTCAATACAAGGAAATGTGGGTTTCCTTTTACAATACGGTATGGTACACCGTTGTCGGTACGACGCTGAACATTGTCGCCACCTGCCTGGCAGCGTTCCCGCTGTCCAGAGCACAATTTTTTCTAAGACGAAAGCTGAATTTCTTCATTGCCTTTACGATGTATTTTTCCGGCGGATTAATTCCGCTCTACATGCTGCTGACGACACTTGGCCTATACAATACGCGATGGGTTATGGTTGTTCCAGTGCTCGTCATTACGTTCAACGTCATGATTTGCCGTTCGGCCTTTGAAGGCATCCCGAAGGAAATATTCGAGAGCGCCTCCATCGACGGAGCGAATGATATTACAATGCTGTTCCGGCTCGCCGTACCGATTGTCAAGCCAACGCTTGCGGTGCTGACCTTGTATTACGCGGTGTTTCACTGGAACAATTTTTTCTCGGCGCTGCTTTATTTAGGCAATCAGGAGCTGCAGCCGCTGCAAATTTTTCTGCGAAGGGTGCTCATTATGGCATCACCGGAAATTATGCAGCGTATGGGAGGTGCGACGTCGACAGCCTCGCTTGCGGTATCCTCTCTGCAGGTCAGATATGTATCTATCGTCGTAAGCATCTTACCTATTATTATGATTTACCCCTTTATCCAGCGTTATTTCGTTAAAGGCATTACGCTTGGAGCAGTAAAAGGCTAG